One Bacteroidota bacterium genomic window carries:
- a CDS encoding AMP-binding protein, whose protein sequence is MKNNLWILERIKNHADGKCLICDNVHISYADLHEMILSWNNKISEENIRAGEIVSFVAENKPEVLALIFALILNNNILVPLSKDNRESHDELIKIAEVNGIWEEGHDWVYRRTGIVSGHDFFQKLPIGEEPGLILFTSGSTGSPKAALHSLNRLMMRYRDNKKELNVKTLLFLKLFHIGGIHTLFSFVLNGGTIILTEERTPEGICRVVERYGIELLPTTPTFLNMLILSRIYEKYNLSTLKTITYGAEPMPNTTLSAMVRIFPNITLKQTYGFTELGILSTKSKSSDSLWIQINNKSADIKIVDNILFVRNNTSMIGYLNAPSPIDADGWFNTGDLVEVEGEFIKILGRKNEIINVGGEKVFPAHVENVLLQMPEIAEVVVSGKKNPITGNLVTAAVTLNYDMDKIDLVKKIREFCKDRLEEFEIPRVVHITNEELIGISLKKKRIVNTEINC, encoded by the coding sequence ATGAAAAATAACCTTTGGATATTAGAAAGAATAAAAAATCATGCCGACGGAAAATGCCTGATATGCGACAATGTCCACATCAGCTATGCCGATCTGCATGAAATGATACTAAGCTGGAACAACAAAATCAGTGAGGAAAATATCAGGGCAGGCGAGATTGTATCGTTCGTGGCCGAGAACAAACCCGAGGTACTGGCGCTAATCTTTGCACTTATACTTAACAACAACATTTTGGTTCCTTTATCGAAAGATAACAGAGAAAGCCATGATGAGCTTATTAAAATTGCCGAAGTAAACGGAATCTGGGAAGAAGGCCACGATTGGGTGTACAGAAGGACGGGCATTGTCAGTGGACATGATTTCTTTCAAAAACTGCCAATTGGGGAAGAACCGGGATTGATTTTATTCACTTCGGGATCGACCGGTAGTCCAAAAGCAGCTCTGCACAGCCTAAACAGGTTAATGATGAGATACAGAGACAATAAAAAAGAATTGAATGTGAAAACATTGCTTTTCTTAAAACTGTTCCATATAGGAGGTATACATACCTTGTTCTCGTTTGTGCTAAATGGCGGAACAATAATACTAACCGAAGAAAGAACCCCGGAAGGAATATGCCGTGTGGTTGAAAGATATGGCATAGAATTGCTACCCACAACACCGACATTTCTTAACATGCTCATTCTTTCAAGAATTTATGAAAAGTACAATTTATCGACCCTTAAAACCATCACCTATGGCGCCGAACCAATGCCAAACACAACACTCTCGGCAATGGTGAGAATATTTCCAAACATTACTTTAAAACAAACCTATGGTTTTACCGAATTGGGAATTCTGTCCACCAAATCAAAATCGTCCGATTCACTCTGGATACAGATTAACAACAAATCGGCTGATATAAAAATAGTAGACAATATATTGTTCGTCCGAAACAATACTTCCATGATCGGCTATCTGAATGCACCATCACCAATTGATGCGGATGGATGGTTCAATACCGGTGACCTGGTAGAGGTAGAGGGTGAGTTTATAAAAATTCTAGGCCGAAAGAATGAAATTATAAATGTGGGTGGAGAAAAAGTATTCCCTGCACATGTAGAAAATGTATTGTTACAAATGCCTGAAATAGCTGAAGTAGTGGTATCGGGTAAAAAGAATCCGATTACCGGCAACCTGGTAACCGCTGCTGTTACACTAAATTACGATATGGATAAAATTGACCTTGTTAAGAAGATAAGGGAATTTTGCAAAGATCGTCTCGAAGAATTTGAAATACCCAGGGTTGTGCACATTACAAACGAAGAATTAATAGGGATATCGCTTAAGAAAAAAAGAATTGTCAATACAGAAATAAATTGTTAG
- a CDS encoding SDR family oxidoreductase → MKIRNEEISAKRQKKENVILFAGATSFLGSRLAIQYLKNGQHVIFLVRSKDNESPRERLDKLFRVWDYDQLDSARVTILESQLDEPKLGLSDEDYRYVVEQTDEIIHGAANTAMEEEKRYEVQHFNIEGTKNLLQVAIEGKAYFFHFMSTCYSCGTRGGTIYEDYVPHTDFYNPYEESKHIAEKNIIEQCSKYGIRYHIIRPSIVFGDSKTGKATRFNAFYYFVRTLDYLKNIYEKDYDKNGIRSKEIGIYRTPEGKLYIPLRIEIKKGSFFNIIPIDYFIKASNAIMDDSLNGGIFHVTNPTPTYLQKTLENFCKLHNIEGLQAITEEEFKQKEPNVIEKLYQEYMDIYRPYFRDTRIFNIDNTLSYTSPKGIEIGQLSNEEVFNRCVEFATKVKYGKLLDSYVEKSQLI, encoded by the coding sequence ATGAAAATCAGAAATGAGGAAATTTCCGCGAAAAGACAGAAAAAGGAAAACGTAATACTTTTTGCCGGAGCCACCAGCTTCCTGGGAAGCCGACTGGCTATTCAGTATTTAAAGAATGGACAACATGTCATTTTTTTGGTCAGGTCGAAAGATAATGAATCACCCAGAGAAAGATTGGATAAACTGTTCCGGGTTTGGGACTATGACCAATTAGATTCTGCCAGAGTAACCATACTCGAATCGCAACTAGACGAACCAAAGCTTGGACTTAGCGATGAAGATTACCGCTATGTAGTGGAACAAACAGATGAAATAATTCATGGCGCTGCCAATACAGCCATGGAGGAAGAAAAGCGTTACGAAGTACAACACTTCAATATTGAAGGAACAAAAAACCTGCTACAGGTAGCTATCGAGGGGAAAGCCTACTTTTTTCATTTCATGAGTACCTGTTATTCTTGCGGAACAAGAGGTGGAACTATCTATGAAGATTATGTACCTCATACTGATTTTTATAATCCATATGAAGAAAGTAAGCATATAGCAGAGAAAAATATCATCGAACAATGCTCTAAATATGGAATAAGGTATCATATCATCAGGCCATCGATTGTTTTTGGCGATTCGAAAACAGGTAAAGCTACAAGGTTTAATGCCTTCTACTATTTTGTCAGAACGCTTGATTATCTTAAAAATATCTATGAAAAGGATTATGATAAAAACGGCATCCGATCGAAAGAAATTGGAATTTACCGAACCCCTGAGGGTAAATTGTATATCCCTTTAAGAATTGAAATCAAAAAAGGCAGTTTCTTCAACATTATACCCATCGATTATTTTATAAAAGCCAGTAATGCCATCATGGACGATTCGCTGAACGGGGGAATATTCCATGTGACTAACCCCACTCCTACCTACCTTCAAAAAACCCTTGAAAACTTTTGTAAACTGCACAACATAGAAGGCTTGCAGGCAATTACCGAAGAAGAATTTAAACAAAAAGAACCCAATGTCATTGAGAAGCTATATCAGGAATATATGGATATCTATCGGCCCTATTTCAGAGATACCCGAATATTTAATATAGATAACACTCTAAGCTATACCTCTCCGAAAGGAATTGAAATCGGACAACTCTCAAATGAAGAAGTATTTAACCGTTGTGTGGAATTTGCAACGAAAGTAAAATATGGAAAACTCCTGGATAGTTATGTTGAAAAATCGCAATTAATCTAA
- a CDS encoding SDR family oxidoreductase: MLANKVVLVTGGSRGLGKAIIENLLKNDCQVATFSRNKPEIAGIDDIRNDRPRLLFRSVDIRDTQAVQAFISEVNKTYGKIDALINNAAVNHIGLFSLMPEKRIDELFEINVLATIKITRMVVQLMMKKNNGVIVNISSIMAQGGYKGSVVYGASKAAIDGLTRGLARELGEKNIRVNSIVPGYIETDMTKEVTLANREKILHRTPLKRLGNTNDLMGLIDFLLGDSSRHITGQSFVVDGGLTC, translated from the coding sequence ATGCTTGCAAATAAAGTTGTATTAGTCACCGGTGGAAGCCGCGGATTAGGAAAAGCAATTATTGAGAATCTTTTAAAAAACGATTGTCAGGTGGCTACATTTAGCCGAAACAAACCGGAAATAGCAGGAATTGATGACATACGGAATGACCGTCCAAGATTACTTTTTCGATCGGTCGATATTCGCGACACCCAGGCTGTTCAGGCGTTTATCTCTGAAGTAAATAAAACATATGGTAAAATTGATGCTTTAATAAACAATGCAGCAGTAAACCATATTGGACTGTTTTCGCTTATGCCCGAAAAGAGGATCGATGAGCTATTCGAAATCAACGTACTGGCCACCATCAAAATTACACGAATGGTGGTGCAACTTATGATGAAGAAGAATAATGGAGTAATTGTAAATATAAGTTCGATTATGGCCCAGGGCGGTTATAAGGGTTCAGTTGTTTATGGTGCTTCAAAAGCCGCCATCGATGGGCTTACCCGAGGTCTGGCAAGGGAATTGGGAGAAAAAAACATCCGTGTTAACTCAATTGTTCCAGGGTATATCGAAACCGATATGACCAAGGAAGTTACTCTCGCCAACAGAGAAAAAATACTTCATCGTACACCTTTAAAAAGGCTTGGAAATACCAACGATCTTATGGGGCTCATAGATTTTCTTCTGGGAGATTCTTCCAGGCATATTACAGGACAAAGCTTTGTAGTGGATGGCGGACTTACTTGCTAA
- a CDS encoding HAD-IB family hydrolase has product MRYAFFDVDNTVLNFKSMFKFQDFFYANTSMYNNEERLLEKEKFDKEFREYFATNKPRLFINKRYYEYFKGRNKAEVEKLAEMWYNHEKQNLSNSEFWIQPVVNRLKSHQEMGDKVVLISGSCYEILLPLLRELNVADCISTQLEVIDGVYSGKIIGRQIIGDNKGESIKELAEKNKINLKECFAFGDHISDLSMHKIVGFPIVVEGDKELEEIARENSWEIISNSNQNS; this is encoded by the coding sequence ATGAGATACGCATTTTTTGACGTCGATAACACTGTGCTGAATTTTAAAAGCATGTTCAAATTCCAGGATTTTTTTTACGCCAACACCTCAATGTACAATAACGAAGAAAGGCTGCTTGAAAAAGAAAAGTTCGATAAAGAATTCCGCGAATATTTTGCAACCAACAAACCTCGCTTGTTTATAAATAAACGATACTACGAATATTTCAAAGGCCGGAACAAGGCTGAAGTTGAAAAATTGGCCGAAATGTGGTACAACCATGAAAAACAGAATCTTAGCAATTCAGAATTTTGGATTCAGCCCGTAGTAAACAGGCTAAAAAGTCACCAGGAAATGGGCGATAAAGTAGTGTTGATTTCCGGTTCGTGTTACGAAATATTGTTGCCATTGCTAAGAGAATTAAATGTAGCAGATTGTATCTCTACTCAATTGGAGGTTATAGATGGTGTGTATTCGGGCAAAATAATCGGTCGTCAGATTATTGGCGATAACAAAGGAGAATCGATAAAAGAACTGGCCGAAAAAAACAAGATCAACCTTAAAGAGTGCTTTGCCTTTGGAGATCATATATCCGATCTAAGTATGCATAAAATAGTTGGATTCCCTATTGTTGTGGAAGGTGATAAAGAGCTCGAAGAAATTGCCAGAGAAAACTCCTGGGAAATAATCAGCAACTCCAATCAAAATAGTTAA
- a CDS encoding IS701 family transposase — MRNIERISEDLGANYHQMQHFITESNWDHRVLINQVAQEVSQVLPKRKLTGLIIDESGWVKKGDHSVGVGHQYCGNVGKLSNSQVAVFACLSNGDFASMVDARLYLPKAWCDDKTRCEKAGVPVKHRTFKTKLELALEIIRQQVTNGIIFDFIGGDGYYGNDVDFASSIDLLGYLYMLDIHKDQKIYLERPDLAIPERKSNKGREPKKLKATTDELSVSKYLQTLNDENWQRISVRNTAKGVLVADYHFIKLWIINNSKMQVEQRLLVIRKTKTKEGKDEIKYSFTNANLEQYTKKAIAYMQAQRYFVEHCIKESKQILGLDQFQTRKWLAWQHQVALNFLVSSFILKEKLHCFDDLPLLSARDIKEFITFKLYKQMTEEQMIDRIYDRHLKRQRDINYSYSKL, encoded by the coding sequence ATGCGCAATATTGAAAGAATAAGCGAAGATTTGGGAGCTAACTACCATCAAATGCAGCACTTTATAACTGAGTCTAACTGGGATCATCGAGTTTTGATAAATCAAGTAGCCCAGGAAGTAAGCCAGGTTTTACCCAAAAGAAAACTTACAGGATTGATTATTGATGAAAGTGGTTGGGTAAAAAAAGGCGACCATAGCGTAGGCGTTGGACATCAATATTGTGGGAATGTAGGGAAACTATCAAATAGTCAGGTTGCGGTATTTGCTTGTTTAAGTAATGGGGATTTTGCATCAATGGTTGATGCCCGACTATACCTTCCCAAGGCTTGGTGTGACGACAAGACAAGATGCGAAAAAGCAGGCGTTCCTGTAAAGCACCGAACATTTAAAACTAAGCTCGAACTGGCATTAGAAATTATTCGCCAGCAAGTAACCAATGGCATCATCTTCGATTTTATTGGAGGCGATGGTTATTATGGTAACGATGTGGATTTTGCCAGCAGCATAGATTTGCTTGGTTATCTGTACATGCTGGATATCCATAAAGACCAAAAAATATATTTGGAACGTCCTGACTTGGCTATTCCCGAGCGAAAAAGCAATAAGGGTCGTGAACCCAAGAAATTAAAAGCAACTACAGACGAATTAAGTGTATCAAAATATTTACAGACTTTAAATGACGAAAATTGGCAGCGTATTAGTGTTCGTAATACAGCCAAAGGAGTTCTTGTAGCTGACTATCATTTTATAAAGCTTTGGATAATCAATAACAGTAAAATGCAAGTAGAGCAAAGGTTACTGGTTATCCGTAAAACGAAAACCAAAGAAGGCAAGGACGAAATAAAATATTCTTTTACCAATGCTAATCTTGAACAATACACTAAGAAAGCTATAGCCTATATGCAAGCACAACGGTACTTTGTAGAACATTGCATAAAAGAATCAAAACAGATACTCGGGCTAGACCAGTTTCAGACACGAAAATGGCTTGCATGGCAACACCAGGTTGCATTAAACTTTTTGGTCTCGTCATTTATTTTAAAAGAAAAATTGCATTGCTTTGATGATTTACCTTTACTATCGGCTCGTGATATTAAAGAATTTATCACTTTTAAACTTTATAAACAGATGACCGAAGAACAAATGATTGATAGAATTTATGACCGGCATTTAAAACGACAGCGTGATATAAATTACTCATATTCAAAATTGTAA
- a CDS encoding acyl carrier protein yields the protein MEQTIEKINEVLTEIILSKGNNPNEIPIQTGTHLANDLGFTSLDLAQMIVELQEKFSYDPLSNGVLLSDISAVGDLYKIFHLGSIIHITNN from the coding sequence ATGGAACAAACAATTGAAAAAATCAATGAAGTACTTACTGAAATCATCCTTTCAAAAGGTAACAATCCAAATGAAATTCCTATTCAAACCGGTACACATTTAGCAAACGACCTCGGATTTACATCCTTAGATCTGGCGCAAATGATTGTCGAACTTCAGGAAAAATTCAGCTATGATCCCCTGAGCAATGGTGTCTTGCTTTCAGATATTTCGGCTGTTGGTGATCTGTATAAGATATTTCACCTGGGCTCAATCATTCATATCACAAACAACTAA
- a CDS encoding FAD-dependent oxidoreductase codes for MSLIDVQPIASKCSHFAMCKIDFLGTGICHSAVKKPFVAYFPQGRMEITNAINKNLLTVTKALVDIAETCDLCGICDKQCYFINELRPFQVAKELKAYVKSYIDQGNSVPEEETDEVLSEIRTVVGTPWATNDLAIRIAYSRDGGPFSERNIPRYVVMVKTKQELAAIVKIANKYNIPISPRSSGSSGVGLALGKGIIIDFYRMKKIEVDPSRMLVKAEPGVTGFELQKEVVKYGYKINVGETSAGVCSNIITTRINSLYTHEYGNGLDLVIDGEFIDAKGNSFTLSEDPYALKEFNPHGIEKPPLCTEMTLKIFPKFDDEAALLLPFHSFSECLTLMHELSVKRVGIGLGVLSAESAAIFIAPTKKTENELKVVLKEKLGIHYFILIIGETHAIDNVKRITQVSIDQEMFRNIIYSIPKLCGHEGIDMLADIPSNKQPYEVLFKRGMENLVEVALDPDIENYYKAVAPDMQEYYKTLYSDPNLTDVLWLNLFRLTTPRLSRETQYCAVLLHLAINEMVLIPELTEKLDKVGIKYGLKSFFSNLSPLFQSRWIMFEYDFFHDQTNEQEREKARKAINESYELLLDYIATEKIKNGFLSMITRWQGLARYESIIQSL; via the coding sequence ATGAGTTTAATTGATGTTCAGCCTATTGCATCAAAATGCAGTCATTTTGCTATGTGCAAAATAGATTTTTTAGGAACCGGCATTTGCCATTCGGCCGTTAAGAAACCCTTTGTAGCTTACTTTCCACAAGGCCGAATGGAAATTACAAACGCAATAAATAAAAACCTTCTCACCGTAACAAAGGCACTTGTCGATATAGCCGAAACCTGCGATTTATGCGGAATATGCGATAAACAATGCTATTTCATCAATGAACTTCGACCTTTTCAGGTTGCTAAAGAATTGAAAGCGTATGTAAAAAGTTATATTGACCAAGGGAACTCGGTACCTGAAGAAGAAACAGACGAGGTCCTTAGCGAAATAAGAACAGTTGTCGGAACACCCTGGGCTACAAATGACCTGGCGATACGTATTGCCTACTCAAGAGATGGCGGCCCGTTTAGCGAAAGAAATATACCTCGATACGTGGTGATGGTAAAAACGAAACAGGAACTTGCTGCTATTGTTAAAATTGCAAATAAATACAATATTCCTATTAGTCCACGTTCAAGTGGCTCTTCGGGAGTAGGTCTGGCACTTGGCAAGGGAATTATCATCGATTTTTACAGGATGAAAAAAATAGAAGTAGACCCATCCAGAATGCTTGTAAAGGCAGAGCCAGGCGTAACCGGGTTTGAATTACAAAAGGAGGTAGTAAAATATGGCTATAAAATAAATGTAGGCGAAACCTCGGCTGGTGTTTGTTCAAATATTATCACAACGCGCATTAACTCATTGTACACGCACGAGTATGGAAATGGACTTGATCTGGTAATAGATGGGGAATTTATCGATGCAAAAGGTAATTCATTTACATTATCAGAAGATCCGTATGCTCTAAAAGAGTTCAATCCGCATGGAATTGAAAAACCACCCCTATGCACAGAAATGACACTTAAGATATTTCCAAAATTCGACGATGAGGCAGCCCTTCTCCTGCCCTTTCATAGTTTTTCTGAATGTCTTACTCTGATGCATGAGCTTTCTGTTAAGCGAGTGGGTATAGGTTTAGGTGTTTTATCGGCCGAATCCGCAGCTATTTTTATCGCACCAACCAAGAAAACCGAAAACGAACTCAAAGTTGTGTTAAAGGAAAAACTGGGTATTCACTATTTCATTTTAATTATCGGAGAAACACATGCTATCGATAACGTTAAAAGAATAACCCAGGTATCTATCGATCAGGAAATGTTCCGGAATATCATCTACAGCATACCAAAACTCTGTGGACATGAAGGAATTGATATGCTGGCTGATATACCTTCGAACAAACAGCCTTATGAAGTACTGTTTAAAAGAGGCATGGAAAACCTTGTGGAAGTAGCACTCGACCCCGATATAGAAAACTACTACAAAGCAGTAGCCCCGGACATGCAGGAATACTATAAAACATTGTATTCCGATCCGAACCTTACCGATGTTTTGTGGCTCAATTTATTCAGGCTAACCACTCCTCGCCTGAGTAGAGAAACTCAGTATTGTGCAGTTTTGCTGCACCTTGCTATCAATGAGATGGTTTTAATTCCGGAGCTCACTGAAAAACTGGACAAAGTAGGCATAAAATATGGGTTGAAAAGCTTTTTCAGCAATCTATCGCCTCTTTTTCAGAGCCGGTGGATAATGTTTGAATATGATTTCTTTCACGATCAAACAAATGAACAGGAGCGGGAAAAAGCCAGAAAAGCCATTAACGAGTCATACGAACTTCTGCTGGATTATATAGCCACAGAAAAAATAAAGAACGGATTTCTTTCGATGATAACACGCTGGCAGGGATTAGCCAGGTACGAATCAATTATACAAAGCTTATAA
- a CDS encoding TetR/AcrR family transcriptional regulator — protein MNEKYDRIIKTALHLFIKLGFQNTPTALIAKEAGVANGTLFHYFKNKDILINSVFLSCKDSMVITLKSNISAEMNIPAVARILFTNAINWCMTNSEMFLFFQTYNNSPFITKGTKDDYIEKFHFIVQLIEVGKREGYLKNISTDLLYSTINGLMFQMMNFFYEKKENINNSQEIDEAFIILWDAIKK, from the coding sequence ATGAATGAAAAATACGATAGAATTATAAAAACTGCGCTGCACCTTTTTATTAAGTTGGGCTTTCAGAATACACCAACCGCCCTAATTGCAAAGGAAGCAGGAGTGGCAAATGGCACCTTGTTTCATTATTTTAAGAATAAAGATATTCTCATCAATTCTGTTTTTCTTTCCTGCAAAGATTCGATGGTAATAACCTTAAAATCGAACATTAGCGCTGAAATGAATATTCCGGCAGTAGCGAGAATATTGTTTACAAATGCCATAAACTGGTGCATGACGAATTCTGAAATGTTTCTCTTTTTTCAAACATACAATAACTCCCCTTTTATTACAAAAGGTACAAAAGACGATTATATTGAGAAATTTCATTTCATCGTTCAATTAATAGAGGTAGGTAAGAGAGAAGGTTATTTAAAGAATATCTCAACCGACCTGTTGTATAGTACCATAAATGGGCTCATGTTTCAAATGATGAACTTCTTCTATGAGAAAAAAGAAAACATCAATAATTCGCAAGAAATAGACGAAGCTTTCATTATCCTTTGGGATGCGATAAAGAAATAA
- a CDS encoding MMPL family transporter, producing the protein MKSTVNNWFGNLGMNVLLKYKYMAFILYLVVLLVGIMGMKRLVMDNSYKSMLSKNDSISKNNEIFSELFGNSDYVFLMVEAQDIIDHDVLKYMQNLGKDIEQNLPFVKDYMGITKVEYVRVEGDELIVEDLIGNEIPSDLEAIKVLKEKVLSKEIYSNRLISGDGKEAGLFIRFNVIPDTAYVLKEIPEGQPKGVYFSHQIFSKNEIDDLSKYNTLKDARRLITPSLEYLMEKNKGEFKTTATGIPISNYYVMKTLQTETGRTFMITLVLAILLLAFLFRSFAGVTSPILVIISAIIITFGTIGWFGIVVSTFALVVALLILVSSIGYAIHLLNHFQAHYRKTGNRREALRYMYENSGWPCFIAAATTTIGLVSFVMVDMVPVRNMGITGAIGVFVTFVLTIFLIPAFLSFGKSKLANTRITERITEYHESNFMRWWAGYTVKNFKIIGIVTAAFILLCAFYVTRITADTNYINLFGEKNKFVRDAMHSTEKIGSLYSYEILIELPEEGMAKDPAVLKSFEDLDTLINSFRTTKIINSVNELLKDINKTMHDNDPEYYKVPESKELIAQYLLLYEMSGGEELANWVDFSYQNLRKSVRVKESTTDLIYGFDEIKEYVQGHFPAGTKVKIAGDMAIMLRAVASMVEGQILSILFAFIGISIMMIITLRSFVAGLLSMIPNVIPLFFIMGYMGFAGITLNIQSMVVAPLILGIAVDDTVHFFLHFKQEFEKTKSYKKANADTMAKIGWSLVHTSIIIMVGFLPYAFSIVTSLKQLAILTILGVFIALVADLLITPGLFVLLKPFGKPTEEDNNDELNKYEPIKKEMYA; encoded by the coding sequence ATGAAATCAACTGTTAACAATTGGTTTGGCAACCTCGGAATGAATGTGCTTTTAAAGTATAAGTACATGGCTTTTATTCTATACCTGGTGGTACTTCTTGTGGGTATTATGGGAATGAAGCGTCTTGTAATGGATAATTCCTATAAATCGATGCTTAGCAAGAACGATTCGATAAGTAAGAATAACGAAATATTTAGTGAGTTATTCGGTAATTCCGACTACGTGTTCCTCATGGTTGAAGCGCAAGATATTATCGACCACGATGTGTTGAAGTATATGCAGAATCTGGGCAAAGATATTGAACAAAACTTGCCCTTTGTAAAAGATTATATGGGCATTACCAAGGTAGAGTATGTAAGGGTAGAAGGCGATGAACTAATTGTCGAAGACCTCATTGGCAACGAAATTCCATCGGACCTGGAGGCCATCAAAGTGCTGAAAGAAAAAGTATTATCTAAAGAAATTTATAGCAACAGGCTCATAAGCGGCGATGGGAAAGAAGCAGGCCTATTTATAAGGTTTAATGTAATACCAGATACTGCCTATGTATTAAAAGAAATACCTGAGGGACAACCCAAAGGGGTGTATTTCTCACACCAAATTTTTAGTAAGAATGAGATCGATGACCTTTCGAAATACAATACGTTAAAAGATGCGCGAAGATTGATAACGCCTTCATTAGAATATTTAATGGAGAAAAATAAAGGCGAGTTCAAAACAACTGCAACCGGAATACCAATTTCAAACTACTATGTAATGAAAACTTTGCAGACAGAGACTGGCCGAACATTTATGATAACTCTGGTGCTTGCAATTTTATTATTAGCTTTTCTTTTCAGGTCGTTTGCAGGGGTAACATCACCAATTTTGGTTATTATCAGCGCAATCATTATCACCTTCGGAACCATAGGATGGTTTGGTATCGTTGTCTCTACTTTTGCACTGGTGGTGGCACTTTTAATTCTTGTTTCTTCTATTGGATATGCCATACATCTTCTTAACCATTTTCAGGCCCATTACAGGAAAACAGGAAATCGACGCGAAGCGCTCAGATACATGTACGAGAATTCGGGTTGGCCCTGTTTTATTGCCGCAGCCACCACAACAATTGGTTTAGTTTCCTTTGTGATGGTAGATATGGTTCCGGTGCGAAATATGGGTATTACCGGTGCCATAGGAGTATTTGTTACTTTTGTACTAACCATATTCCTAATTCCAGCCTTTTTATCGTTTGGAAAAAGCAAGCTAGCCAATACAAGAATAACCGAGCGAATCACCGAATACCACGAAAGCAATTTTATGCGTTGGTGGGCAGGATATACAGTTAAAAATTTTAAAATCATTGGCATTGTTACAGCGGCATTTATTCTGCTTTGCGCATTTTATGTGACCAGGATCACAGCCGACACCAATTACATTAACCTTTTCGGCGAAAAAAACAAATTCGTCAGAGATGCTATGCATTCGACTGAAAAAATAGGGTCGCTTTACTCTTACGAAATTCTTATTGAATTGCCAGAGGAGGGAATGGCAAAAGATCCTGCAGTATTAAAATCGTTTGAAGACCTCGACACACTAATAAATTCTTTCCGTACCACAAAAATTATTAATTCGGTTAATGAACTATTAAAAGACATTAATAAAACAATGCATGACAATGATCCGGAGTATTACAAAGTACCTGAATCCAAAGAGCTGATTGCGCAATACCTTTTATTGTATGAAATGTCGGGGGGAGAAGAGTTGGCAAACTGGGTTGATTTCAGTTATCAGAATCTCCGTAAATCGGTAAGGGTAAAAGAATCAACCACCGATTTAATCTATGGCTTTGACGAGATAAAGGAATATGTGCAAGGTCATTTTCCTGCAGGTACAAAGGTAAAAATTGCAGGCGATATGGCCATCATGCTGCGTGCTGTAGCATCGATGGTAGAAGGCCAGATTTTGTCAATTCTGTTTGCCTTTATAGGCATTTCTATTATGATGATTATTACTCTGCGTTCATTTGTAGCCGGACTATTGTCCATGATACCGAATGTGATTCCACTTTTCTTTATCATGGGTTACATGGGTTTTGCCGGAATTACTCTTAATATCCAATCGATGGTTGTTGCCCCCCTGATTCTGGGAATTGCAGTGGATGATACCGTACACTTTTTCCTTCATTTTAAGCAAGAATTCGAGAAGACAAAGTCATATAAAAAAGCGAATGCCGATACCATGGCAAAAATCGGATGGTCATTAGTCCATACATCAATCATAATTATGGTGGGGTTTCTGCCCTATGCATTCTCCATAGTAACCAGTTTAAAACAACTGGCCATCTTAACCATTTTGGGAGTATTTATTGCTTTAGTGGCCGATTTGCTAATCACACCCGGCTTGTTTGTTCTCCTCAAACCCTTTGGAAAACCAACGGAAGAGGATAATAATGATGAATTAAATAAGTATGAACCTATTAAAAAGGAAATGTATGCCTAA